The Labrus bergylta chromosome 15, fLabBer1.1, whole genome shotgun sequence genome includes a region encoding these proteins:
- the sptlc2b gene encoding serine palmitoyltransferase 2b, translated as MTESSANKLLNGDARHRTSNGKKSSKNGFVKNHCVFQQKYRRPRDKNQNVTHNSSLYQKPFLESFEETPLLVAVLTYMGYGILTVFGYLRDFLRHWNIEKCNVARERPEQKDFVPLYQDFENFYTRNLYMRIRDNWNRPICSVPGAKMDLVERVSNDYNWTFEHTGKVAKGVINMGSYNYLGFAENVGACADAAVESTQKYGVGVGSTRCEIGNLDIHEELEQLVARFLGVESSMAFGMGFATNSMNIPALTGKGCLILSDELNHASLVLGARLSGSTIRVFKHNNMQSLEKLLRDAIVHGQPRTHRPWKKILIVVEGIYSMEGSVVRLPEVIALKKRYKAYLYLDEAHSIGAMGPNGKGVVDYFGLDPKDVDIMMGTFTKSFGAAGGYIGGKKELIDYLRAHSHSALYATSISPPVAQQIITSMKIIMGEDGTSLGADRLKQLSENTNYFRRKLLEMGVIIYGNDDSPVVPMMLYMPAKIGAFGREMLKRNIGTVVVGFPATPIIESRARFCVSAAHTREMLDTALAAISEVGDLLQLKYSRREQPIPSLGWMSEESLLQD; from the exons AACCAAAATGTCACACACAACTCCAGCCTGTACCAGAAGCCCTTCTTGGAATCATTTGAGGAGACGCCTCTTCTGGTGGCTGTGCTCACTTACATGGGCTACGGCATCCTCACCGTCTTTGGCTATCTCCGAGACTTCCTTCGCCACTGGAACATCGAGAAATGCAATGTGGCTCGGGAGAGGCCGGAGCAGAAG GACTTTGTCCCCCTCTATCAGGACTTTGAGAACTTTTACACCAGGAACTTGTACATGAGGATTCGAGACAACTGGAACCGGCCCATCTGCAGCGTCCCTGGTGCTAAGATGGACCTGGTGGAGAGAGTTTCCAACGACTACAACTGGACCTTTGA GCACACAGGGAAAGTGGCCAAGGGCGTCATCAACATGGGCTCTTACAATTACCTCGGTTTCGCTGAGAACGTCGGGGCTTGTGCCGATGCTGCTGTTGAATCCACACAGAAGTATGGAGTTGGAGTGGGCAGCACTCGCTGTGAGATCG GAAACTTAGACATCCATGAGGAGCTGGAGCAGCTCGTTGCCAGGTTCCTAGGTGTTGAGTCATCGATGGCTTTTGGCATGGGCTTCGCGACAAACTCAATGAACATTCCTGCTCTTACCGGGAAG GGTTGTCTAATTCTGAGTGACGAGCTGAATCATGCATCACTGGTGCTAGGTGCACGTCTGTCCGGCTCCACAATCCGGGTCTTCAAGCACAACA ACATGCAAAGCCTGGAGAAGCTGCTGAGAGACGCTATCGTTCACGGGCAGCCGAGAACCCACCGACCCTGGAAGAAGATCCTCATAGTGGTGGAGGGAATATACAG TATGGAGGGGTCTGTCGTGCGCCTGCCAGAGGTCATCGCCCTAAAGAAGCGCTACAAGGCCTATCTGTACCTCGATGAGGCCCACAGCATCGGAGCCATGGGGCCCAACGGCAAAGGAGTGGTCGACTACTTTGGCCTGGATCCTAAAGATGTAGACATCATGATGGGAACATTCACCAAAAGCTTCGGTGCTGCTGGAGGTTACATTGGAGGCAAAAAG GAGCTCATCGACTACCTTCGGGCCCACTCTCACAGCGCACTGTACGCCACCTCCATTTCCCCTCCTGTGGCGCAGCAGATAATCACCTCTATGAAGATCATCATGGGAGAGGATGGGACCTCACTAG GTGCTGATCGCCTCAAACAGctatcagaaaacacaaactacTTCCGCAGGAAACTCCTCGAAATGGGCGTCATCATCTATGGCAATGATGACTCGCCTGTAGTACCCATGATGCTCTACATGCCAGCCAAAATTGG GGCATTTGGTCGGGAGATGTTAAAGAGGAACATTGGAACAGTGGTCGTCGGCTTCCCAGCAACACCCATCATCGAGTCGAGGGCACGTTTCTGCGTTTCAGCCGCCCATACTAGAGAGATGCTCGACACA GCACTGGCAGCCATCAGCGAAGTGGGCGACCTGCTGCAGCTGAAGTACTCCAGACGGGAGCAGCCTATTCCCTCTCTGGGGTGGATGTCTGAGGAGAGTCTGCTTCAGGACTGA